A portion of the Flavobacterium limnophilum genome contains these proteins:
- a CDS encoding efflux transporter outer membrane subunit, with product MIKKYKIIVVILALALLPMGCMVGPKYARPEEQKSESYRNEKNLDTLASVTNLKWFDLFNDDVLKDLITKGLANNYDLKIAVSRIEQLKAELGYSKSNLFPSFQYGATINSNEKSFPVSNAGASMSWELDFWGKFRHENNAVKSELLATEEARKVVLSDIVSNIATAYFELRNFDNQLEIAKQTLATRQKSFDLINARFKSGYVSEVDKVQIEQQVAIAEATIPSIKRQIAYQENTLSILTGQLPSEIQRGKSNTELQIVSEIPLNIPSSLLENRPDVKAAELRYRASNERIGVAQAMRFPSVNLAAIAGFASANLSDMFLGSSYSQNASGGIAGPLFAFGKNKRRVEINRQQAEQFKFSYQKTYITAVSEVEKSIQDVKTYKEEWQARNKQVQAALINYKLSYERYDSGYVSYLEVLDVERTLFDAQLSLSQLSERQLSSMVQLYKALGGGWN from the coding sequence ATGATTAAAAAATATAAAATAATTGTTGTCATATTGGCACTTGCACTACTTCCGATGGGTTGCATGGTGGGGCCAAAATATGCAAGACCCGAAGAACAAAAGTCGGAATCGTATCGAAATGAGAAAAACTTGGATACCTTGGCTTCGGTAACCAATTTGAAATGGTTTGACCTGTTTAATGATGATGTTCTAAAAGACCTAATAACAAAAGGGTTGGCGAATAATTATGATTTAAAAATTGCTGTTTCCAGAATTGAACAACTCAAAGCGGAACTAGGATACTCCAAATCAAATTTATTTCCTTCATTTCAATATGGAGCGACCATAAACAGCAATGAAAAAAGTTTTCCGGTTTCCAATGCTGGAGCCAGCATGTCTTGGGAACTTGATTTTTGGGGAAAATTCCGCCACGAAAACAATGCCGTGAAAAGTGAACTTCTTGCCACGGAAGAAGCTCGAAAAGTCGTGCTTTCGGATATCGTGAGCAATATTGCCACGGCTTATTTTGAGTTGCGAAATTTTGACAATCAACTAGAAATTGCCAAGCAAACCCTTGCCACCAGACAAAAGTCTTTTGACCTCATAAATGCCAGATTCAAAAGTGGCTATGTTTCTGAAGTGGATAAAGTTCAAATCGAACAACAAGTTGCCATTGCAGAAGCTACCATTCCGAGTATCAAAAGACAAATTGCCTATCAAGAAAATACGCTTTCCATTTTGACAGGTCAACTTCCCAGTGAAATTCAAAGAGGAAAATCCAATACTGAATTACAAATAGTGAGTGAAATCCCGTTGAACATCCCTTCTTCTTTATTGGAAAACAGACCCGATGTAAAAGCGGCTGAATTGAGATACAGGGCTTCCAACGAAAGAATCGGGGTGGCTCAAGCCATGCGTTTTCCTTCTGTTAATTTGGCTGCCATTGCCGGATTTGCCAGTGCGAACCTGAGTGACATGTTTTTAGGAAGTTCCTATTCGCAAAATGCATCTGGAGGAATTGCGGGGCCACTATTTGCCTTTGGAAAAAACAAACGCCGAGTGGAAATAAACAGGCAACAAGCGGAACAATTCAAGTTTTCCTATCAAAAAACATACATTACAGCCGTTTCTGAAGTTGAAAAATCAATACAAGATGTAAAAACATACAAAGAAGAATGGCAAGCCCGCAACAAACAAGTTCAAGCGGCCTTGATAAACTACAAACTATCTTATGAAAGATATGATAGTGGCTATGTGTCTTATCTGGAAGTTTTGGATGTAGAACGCACCTTGTTTGATGCACAATTAAGCCTGTCGCAGTTGTCGGAAAGACAATTGAGTTCCATGGTTCAATTGTATAAAGCTTTGGGTGGCGGTTGGAATTAA